Proteins from one Panicum virgatum strain AP13 chromosome 7K, P.virgatum_v5, whole genome shotgun sequence genomic window:
- the LOC120641785 gene encoding multiple organellar RNA editing factor 3, mitochondrial-like has translation MAAASATRRGLTALLLSSSSRALPRRLAPLAAAAASAHLAPWALLASRGAKTASSGGSGYSPLNDPSPNWSNRPPKETILLDGCDYEHWLIVMEFPTDPKLTEEEMIEAYVKTLTAVVGSEEEAKKKIYSVCTTTYTGFGALISEELSYKVKGLPGVLWVLPDSYLDVPNKDYGGDLFVDGKVIHRPQFRFTERQQVRSRPRPRYDRQRETVQVERRETMQRGPSTQQQRPPFPQEAAQNPQQGYETMPPGVGK, from the exons ATGGCGGCCGCATCCGCCACCCGCCGCGGCCTCACCgcgctcctcctctcctcctcctcccgcgcgctcccccgccgcctcgccccgctcgccgccgcagctgcctcCGCCCACCTCGCCCCGTGGGCGCTGCTCGCGTCGCGCGGGGCCAAGACCGCGTCGTCCGGTGGGTCCGGGTACTCGCCGCTGAACGACCCCTCGCCCAACTGGAGCAACCGCCCGCCCAAGGAGACGATCCTCCTCGACGGCTGCGACTACGAGCACTGGCTCATCGTCATGGAGTTCCCCACCGACCCCAAGCTGACTGAGGAGGAGATGATCGAGGCCTACGTCAAGACCCTCACCGCCGTCGTTGGAAG TGAGGAGGAAGCAAAGAAAAAAATCTACTCTGTGTGCACTACAACATATACAGGATTTGGTGCATTAATTTCAGAGGAGTTATCGTACAAAGTTAAAG GATTGCCGGGAGTTCTGTGGGTGTTACCTGATTCATATCTGGATGTACCTAACAAGGATTATGGAG GTGATCTATTCGTAGATGGCAAGGTCATACACAGACCTCAATTCCGATTTACCGAGAGGCAGCAGGTACGGAGTAGACCTCGTCCTCGCTACGACAGGCAACGGGAGACTGTCCAAGTCGAACGAAGAGAAACTATGCAAAGAGGCCCTTCgacgcagcagcagaggccaccaTTTCCACAAGAGGCCGCTCAGAATCCGCAGCAAGGCTATGAAACCATGCCACCAGGAGTAGGAAAATAA